The Blautia pseudococcoides genome segment CATGGGTGTGGACAATATCATTACCTTTGATGCCCACGACCCCCGTGTGCAGAATTCCATCCCTCTGCAAGGCTTTGAGACTGTACAGCCATCCTACCAGTTCATCAAAGGACTTTTCAAGGTTGAACCTGACCTTGAGATAACCAATGGCAACACTATGGTGATCAGCCCCGATGCAGGCGGTACGGGACGTGCCATCTATCTGGCTAATGTACTGGGCGTGGACATGGGTATGTTCTACAAACGCCGTGATTACTCCACCATCATTGACGGCCGCAATCCCATCGTTGCACATGAATTTCTGGGCACGGATGTGGCAGGCAAGAATATGATCATTATTGATGATATGATTTCCTCCGGCGACAGCATGCTGGAAGTTGCCGCACTTTTAAAGAGCAAGGGAGCTGGTAAGATTTTCATGTGCTCCACCTTTGGACTCTTCACCAACGGAATGAAAAAATTCGACAAAGCCTTTGAGAGAGGTGAATTCCACAGACTGCTCACCACCAATCTGGTGTACCAGCCTGATGAGCTTCTGCAGAAAGAATATTATGTAAACTGTGATATGAGCAAATACATTGCTCTGCTCATTGACACTCTGAACCACGATGCCTCGATCAGCAAGCTGCTGAATCCGGTGGAGAGGATCAATAAGCTGATGGTAAAACATAAAAAACAGCTGGGAACCAAAGAAGCATAAAAAGAGAACAGGGATGGAACCGCAAGATGCGGATTTTGTCCCTGTTCTTTTAGTTTAGTAAAATCATACCTCTCGATATGAAATCCTCTCCAGCTCTATCATCTCATTATATTTGTCCTTCAGGATTCCGATCTCATCTTTTCCGGTATCCAGGTCTGCCTTTTTCAGGTTCCCCATTTTTACTTTATTCATGGATTTTATCAATTTCTGAACCGGATGGGTGATTGAACGTGAGATGAAAAAGGAAGCTGCATGTGCCGGATACAAGGAGTTTTCCTCCCCCTTTTACAAATGCAGCTATGATCTCTGCATATTTCCCATCCAGTTCTGCATGGTCCGGTAAGATCAGAAGCCTGGAATCCTCAAGAGAATTCTCCTTATTGACAAAATCAAAGGGAAGATGCAGTTCTGAGAGTACACGGTATACGCCTTCCTCGCTCATTCCCCCCAAAGACGGGTCCTCTGTCCCCGCCCTGGTTGGGATCAATACGGCAATCTCTCTGACCTTTTTGGTATCATACAGCCACGGCTCCATACGTTCGATCTGTTCAAAGATGTTTCCAATCCGTTTGTACACAGTAAGATCCAGCTTTCCGCAGGGATGCATCTGGTCACCCACACATACCCTTGCCCCGTTTGCAATGGCACGGAAGTATTCATATTCCAGGGCATTTTCATGCCGCAGGGAGCGCGCAGACCTGCTGAATAGTTACCTTTCGGTATCTTTTCTTGATTATAGAATTGTCCTGAAAATAAGTCAATTAGTTCCAATCAATTTTAAAAATATGATAAATTTTTTCCTTATTTTTGCAATATTT includes the following:
- a CDS encoding ribose-phosphate pyrophosphokinase, which gives rise to MSPKDATPLDSLPVGRLGIIPLKSCEKLGSRVDDYIVKWRRDREHQEKNNLEFEGYERDSYLVKAQTPRFGTGEAKGILGESVRGDDIYIMVDVCNHSLTYSLCGHPNHMSPDDHFQDLKRIIAAIGGKARRINVIMPFLYESRQHKRSGRESLDCAIALQELVNMGVDNIITFDAHDPRVQNSIPLQGFETVQPSYQFIKGLFKVEPDLEITNGNTMVISPDAGGTGRAIYLANVLGVDMGMFYKRRDYSTIIDGRNPIVAHEFLGTDVAGKNMIIIDDMISSGDSMLEVAALLKSKGAGKIFMCSTFGLFTNGMKKFDKAFERGEFHRLLTTNLVYQPDELLQKEYYVNCDMSKYIALLIDTLNHDASISKLLNPVERINKLMVKHKKQLGTKEA
- a CDS encoding beta-galactosidase trimerization domain-containing protein, whose product is MGDQMHPCGKLDLTVYKRIGNIFEQIERMEPWLYDTKKVREIAVLIPTRAGTEDPSLGGMSEEGVYRVLSELHLPFDFVNKENSLEDSRLLILPDHAELDGKYAEIIAAFVKGGGKLLVSGTCSFLFHLTFNHPSGSEIDKIHE